CTTATCGGGATTTTTTCTGACGGAGCAGAGAGACTCCCTTGGTATGGACGTATTGGGAATCTCTTGTGGCATCTCATCCTCCCGGTCATCGTATTAAGTGTGGCGAATATCGCTTTTCTTTCGCGATTTGTTCGCGCTTCTTTAGTCGAGGTGATGAAAAAAGAATACATCCGAACTGCTTATGCAAAAGGGCTCTCGCCCTTTCAGGTCATGGTGAAACATGCATTCAAAAATGCGCTTCTTCCCTTGGTCACGTTGTTTGGGAGTCTTCTTCCCGCTCTTTTGAGTGGAAGCGTGATTGTGGAACAGATTTTTTCGATTCCCGGAATGGGCCGTCTCAGTTTTGAATCGGTTTTAGCTCGTGATTATCCCGTTATCATGGGGATTACCGTGATGACCGCAACGCTCATGCTCATCAGTTATTTTGTGACCGATATTGTCTATGGATTTTTAGATCCTCGTCTTCGTCTGCATGAAAGGAGAGGATTGTGAAAGTCTCTGTGATCATTCTTCTTCTGATGACTCTCACGGCTCTTGCAGCCCCTTTTTTAGCCAATGATCGCTCTTTTTCATCGTTGCTTTCTCCTCCGATTCCTTACCATCCCAATTCAACCGATAGCGACGCCATCTTGACCCCTCCGAATCGTTCTCATCTTCTCGGGACCGACGACATTGGTCGCGATGTCCTGGCACAGCTCATTTGGGGAACACGCATCTCTCTTTCGGTGGGGCTTGTCGCGATGTCTATTGCACTGACTCTCGGCATTTTTCTCGGAGGAATCGCCGGTTACTTTGGAGGAATATGGGATCTTCTGATTTCCCGTTTGATCGAGATTTTTTCTTGTTTTCCGACGTTTTTTTTCATCTTAGCACTTCTCTCCTTTGTCGGTCCTTCACTTTTGAATCTCATGATCGTGATTGGCGGGACCAGTTGGCCAGGCATTGCGCGGCTTGTGCGAGCTGAATTTTTCCGTTTGCGGGAAGAAGAGTTTGTGAAAGCAGCTTCTGCGCTTGGAGCGGGATCTTTTCGTATTCTTTTTCGTCATCTGCTTCCAAATATTGTTCGACCTCTTGTGGTCATTGCGAGTTTTGGAATTGCCGCTGCTATTTTGGGTGAAGCTTCACTCTCTTTTTTGGGGTTTGGTGTTCGTCCTGAAGATCCGAGTTGGGGATCGCTCCTTGCAAGTGGAGAAGCGTATTGGGATGTTGCGTGGTGGTTGACTTTGGCTCCAGGCTCTGCGATTTTTTTAACGGTGACGGCATTTAACCTTCTTGGCGAAAGTTTTCGCAATCGATAGGATTCCATGTCTTTATTAGAAGTGAAACATCTCGAGACACATTTTTATCACGAAAAATCGGTGATCAAGGCTGTCGATGGCGTCTCACTTTATTTAGCCAAAGGGGAAGCTGTCGGTATTGTCGGCGAAAGTGGTTGTGGAAAAAGTGTTTTTGCCCACTCTCTTTTGCGGTTAATCCCTTCTTCTCATGGCCGCATTGTGGGAGGAGCGATTATGTATCATCTTCCTCATCAACCAAATCCGATCGATTTGATGAAACTTCCGGAAGAAAAGATGCGTTCGTTGCGGGGAAAAAGAATGGCCATGATTTTTCAAGAGCCGATGACATCGCTCAATCCACTCTCTACGATTGGAGATCAAATTGCAGAGGCGATCGCTCTTCATGAAGGCGGGAGTCGTGCGGTGATTCGCGATCGTACGCTTGAAATGTTACAGCTTGTGGGGATTCCCGTTCCAGAGAAACGGATTGATGCTTTTCCGCATGAACTCTCGGGTGGAATGCGTCAGCGAGCCATGATTGCGATGGCGCTTTCGTGTAAGCCTGACATTCTGATTGCAGATGAACCGACCACAGCGCTTGATGTGACGATTCAAGCTCAAATTTTGGAACTTCTCGCAAAGCTTCGTGAACAATTGGGAATGGCGCTGCTTCTGATTACGCATGACTTAGGAGTTGTGGCTGAAGTCGCGCATCGCGTGATGGTGATGTATGCGGGAAAATGTGTTGAAGAAGGGACGGTGCAAGAAATTTTTCATCACCCAAAACATCCCTATACACAGGCGCTTCTTCGAGCTCTCCCTTCTTTTGGAAAAAGAGGAGGAAAGCTTCCCACGATTCCAGGAGCTGTCCCTTCGCTCGCACATTTGCCTGAGGGATGTGCGTTTCAAGATCGCTGCCCCAAAGTACAAGAGCGATGTCGAAAAGGTGCGGTTCCTGATGATCCGTCTCATGTCGGAAGACTGGTGAGATGCTATTATGCATAAAGCTTATTTTCAAAAGTATTTATTGTCTGCGGGTCCTGCCGCCTGCGGCATTCCGGAAGTTTTGCTGATACGCAATAACTTCCGAAATAGCCTCCGGCGTCACCCGCAGTTAATTATCTCTTTTGAAATAAATTTTATGAAAAGGATTTTATGTCAGACATTTTAGTTGAACTGAAAGATGTCGTGAAACATTTTCCGGTGAAGCGCGGATTTTTTGAGCGACATGCTGCTCATGTTCATGCGGTGAATGGCGTCTCTTTGCGCATACGAAAAGGCGAGACCCTTGGCCTTGTCGGGGAGAGTGGTTGTGGGAAATCGACGCTTGGGCTTCTGCTGTTACGTCTTTTAAAACTCGATAGCGGACAGATTTTTTTTGAAGGAGAGGAAATTACGCATCTTCCAGAATCGAAGATGCGACCTCTGCGTCGGCAAATTCAGGTCGTCTTTCAAGATCCGTATGCATCGCTCAATCCCAGAATGAAGGTCAGCGCTCTTCTTGAAGAACCGCTGATCATTCATCGAGTCGGAAATAAAAAAGAGCGTTTAGATCGCGTTGATGAATTACTTTCTCTGGTCGGTCTCTCTTCTGACGCCAAAGAAAAATATCCTCACGAGTTTTCGGGAGGTCAGCGTCAACGGGTCTGTATCGCGCGAGCGCTCGCACTCAAACCGAAATTAATCATTGCCGATGAACCTGTCTCAGCGCTTGATGTTTCTATTCGAGGACAAATTGTAAATCTGTTGATGGAGCTTCAAGAGAAACTCGGTCTTTCGTTGCTACTTATTTCTCATGATTTGACGGTGGTGCAGCACATGAGTCATCGCATTGCGGTGATGTATTTAGGAAAAATGATGGAACTTTTTCCTTCTGATCAGATGTCCATGGTTCGTCATCCCTATACGCAAGCATTAATATCGGCGATTCCGATTCCAGAGCCGGGAGCCAAGAAAAAGAGACTTGTGCTTGCAGGAGATGTCCCATCTCCCATTTCACCCCCGTCTGGCTGCCCTTTTCATCCGCGTTGTCCTTATGCGGAACATCAATGCAAAGTGAATGTCCCTGCATTGCTCCTCAAAAACAGAGAAACATTGGCTGCATGTCATCTTTATGACACTATCCCTCTTTTGAAGATGGGAGGAGAAGTATGAAAAAAATTCTGATCTGGTTTTTTATTTCCTTTTTTCTTTTGTCCGCAGGCCAGGTTGAAGCAAAAAAACAACCAAAAACAGTGCGCGCAGAGGGAGGGACTTCGATTGAAGGTTTTGGTTTTGCGATTGATGCCAGTTATGAGAAAAAACTCGATAAGCTCATCCCGGGTTATCGCATTTTAAATGTCGCTATCGTGAATAATTCTTTTCAGATTCTTTTCATGAATCCTGATAAAGATCGATGGTCTCTCAAAACAAAAGCAGGGAAAAAATTTGGAACGATCGTCAATTTATCCAAAGAAGATCCTAAAGCATGGGAACAAATTCCAAAGAGGGTGAAAAATCATCTTTCTTATCCCCTGGCTATTCCTATTGGCGCTCATCTTGCCTTTGATCTGTTTGTTCCGGAAAAAGTCCCTCTTGAAAAGATGCGTGAACTGGAAGTCGTCATGGAGTCTCTAGGAACGACCTTCCGAATAGAAGTATCCCCCTCTTCTTAAATTCTCTCTCTGAAATTTCTTATTGCGAGAAAGAACACCGACCTTAGCTCTAGAAGCCTTTTTCTCCTTTTTCTCAAAATGAAAAATTTTTCTCCCACTTTTTTGGGTGAAAACAGACCCTTTGGGTCTATTCTGGGTAATAAAAAACACATATATAAATATTTGATTTTATTTATTTTTATCTGAAAACGTAAAATAAAACACATGGCATGTTCCTTGCTCTTTTGATGCTCAAGTAGCGCAAAAGGGAGCATGCATGAGGGGGACGTGGAAAACATATCTGATGGCTTCGTTGGGAATAATACTTCTCAGCGCAGGTTGCGGAGGGGCGGGAAGCCCTTCTGCAAGTGTCAGTGGTTCTGGAAGATCTGGCGGTTCAGCGATCGGCATTCAAGGGGGAGTCGGTATCAGTAATTCCGTGAAATCTCCTTCTGAAATGAATGTCGGAGATCTCATGGGAATCGAATTCCAAGGTGCTGACGAAATGAATATTGATTTTGAAGGGGCAGATCCAGATGCTGAATATATCCTTATTGTGGGATCTGCAAATGCTGGAGGATTTGGAACCGCAATGCAGGTCACCAATGATATCAATAGTCTTCTTCCAAATCTTGCGTATGACGAAGAAAATGTGGATCAAGGAAATCTTTTATTTAAATCAGCTTCGTTGAATTCAAATGATGTGACCGAGAACTTTCATAATCAGCTTCGTGAAGCAGAGCTTGACGTTGCTGAAGAAGATTTCTCTTTTTCAAAAGCCTCAATGACCTCGAAGGGAGTTTCGAAATCAGTCGCGCTTGGAGAGGTTGATACCTTCCAAGTACTTTCGAGCATTAGTTCTGTTTCCAGTTTTGTCGACGTTGATTCTCGACTTGAATGTTTAGGTGAGCGCATTGCGGTGTATGTGGATACTCGAGTTTCAGATGATGTTTTGAGTGCTCAAGATATTGAAAAATTATGTGCCATGTATGATCGAGCGGCAGGGATCGAAGATGAAATTTTAGGCGCATCCCCTGATGTGGATGGAGATGGAGTGGTTCATGCTCATATTACCTATGCGGTCAATAGTCTTGGCGCACATGCTGGAGGCATTGTGACGGGATATTTCTGGGCGGGCCACCGTGATCGTGAAGTGGTGCATCTTGTAGCCCCAGATCCAAACGGAAGTTATGGCCCTGCCGTGTCAAAAGAGATGGCGCTGAATAATTTTCTCCCCGCTGTTTTTCCTCATGAACTTCAACATCTCAAAAATTATTATCAACGTGTGGGTGTCCAAGGAGTATCGCCAGATGAAGCGTGGAAGAATGAAGGTTTGTCACACTTATTCGAAGATGTGGTCGGTTGGAACATGGAAAACTATTCTCGATATGATCTTGCACTTTCAAGTCCTTCATCCACGAAAGTCGTTGCGGGAAGTTCGCCGAATCTTTTGGAGCGAGGCGCTTCCTATCTTTTCTTGCGCTTCCTGTATGAACAATCGGAAAACCCAAATGAATTTTTACGCAATATGGTTCGGTCGGAGTTAAGTGGAGTGGAAGCGGTGCAAGAAGCATTTGATGGCCCAGATGATTTTAATCAATTTTCTGAATTTTTTGGACGTTGGACAGTGGCAGTCGCGATGACCAATCGCGGGGTGACGGCTGATAGTCGTTATACCTATAAGGCACGGACCTTGAACGCAGAAACACAAACATGGCAGGGAGTCTGTCTCATTTGCGAACCGGATGATGGACGAGGGACGGTGCTCGAAGGTGTTTATATGTCTGAATACGATGGATTCAATGCGACGAATATTAAAGCTTCCGCTGCAAAATATTATCAAGTGAGCGAGGCTCCTTCTGAAATTACACTCAAAGGAACTCATGATGGTGGGAACTTCGGTGTTTTAATTCGCACGAAGTAGATATTTTCTGAAAATGCTTCACCCTTCGACAGGCTCAGGGTGAGCGGAAGGGTTTACTTTTCTTTCTTCATTTCATATACAAATCCAATGCATCCGGTCTTGTTTGAAATTCCTTTTTTTGGCGGCATTCCTGTTTTCTCGTATGGTGTCCTTGTGGCTACCGGATTTCTCGTTGGAAGTTTTTGGGTAAAGCGAGAAGCCATGCGTGTTGGCATCAGCCCTGAAAGGGCGATGGATCTTCTTTTTTATATTATCATTGCAGCTCTCGTCGGTTCGCGTGTGCTTCATATTTTGGTCTCTGATCTCGATCGTGTTCTTGAAAATCCGCTTCTTCTTTTTAAAGTGTGGGAAGGGGGTCTTGTTTTCTATGGTGGTCTCATTGGCGCACTGCTCGTTTCCATCTGGTATGTTCGCAAATATCGACTTCCTTGGCTTATTTACTTCGATGTCTTCGCTCCTGCCATTCCACTTGGACACGCCATCGGGCGTCTTGGATGTTTGATGGCCGGATGCTGTTATGGGAAAGTGGTTCAAGGAAATCCCTGGTATGCTCTCGTTTTTCCCGAGACGGGAAGATCATTTGCACCAGCAGGAATTCCTCTCTATCCAACGCAATTGATGGAATCTGCAGCAGAGCTTCTCGTCTTTGTGATTTTATTTTTTCTACGGCGGCGTAAAAAATTTAATGGTCAACTCATGGCCACCTATTTAATGCTCTACGCTGTTGTCCGTTCGACGATTGAGTTTTTTCGTGGCGACATTGAGCGAGGTTTTATTATTGATCCTTGGCTTTCCACATCGCAGGGCATTGGTATCGTGATGTTTTTAGCGGGACTCTCAATGTATCTCTGGCAATGGAGAAAGAAGGCTGCATGAAGAAAAGAATTCTCAACCCCGTGAAGATCTCAACGAGATTCTTCACTTCGTTCAGAATGACAAACTTAGTGCTTATTGTAACTTCGATGTTTTTCTCTTCCTGTTCAAAACCGATGGCGGAAGCGAAAGTGCTTCCTCGAGTTCAATATTTAGCGCAGAATTTTGATGCTGCTGTAGCGGATATCACCAAAATTCTTCCCGACATTCTTCAAAAAAGAAAGTATGCGGTAGCAGAAGAAAAAAAGACGGAAGGTGTTTTGCTTACGACGTGGAAACCAACCACGTCGGATTCTCATTATATTCGTATTTTCGGGCGTAAAGATTTGAGTCCGAACGGTGGCTATTATCAACTTGAAATTCATACGTTCACCGAAGGCGATTACACGCGCGTCCGCGTGGCCAGTCGCATGAAGTCGCTTGCGATCAATCTTCGATCCTCTGGAATCGAAGAGCGCCGCATTCTCGAGGACATCTCCGATGTGCTTCGCAAGCAAGAACCGACGATTACAAATCTTGGGATTGAGAACGATTAATGAGGATGTGTTTTTAACGCAATCGTCAGTTTCATTTCATCAATCTCACATTCTTCGATCGCATTTCCTTGTGGATGAGATGTCTGTTTGCATTTGATCGCTAAGGTTTGGTCTTGAATGTAGTCGAGATTTTTTGTGATCGCTTCCAACAGTTCTTCTTCTGCTGCATATTCAACAACGATGCGATCATCGAGTTTGAGATCTGCTTTTTTACGTAATCGCTGAATACGGTTCACCACTTCTCGTGCCAGGCCGTCGAGCATTTGATCTTTTTCAACGGTCGTGTCGAGTTCGATGGTAATGAACGCATCTGAAATCAAATTCTCATGCCCCGGTTTTGCATTTCGATAAATCGTTACATCTTCTCGCGAAAGGCTTTCGCTTTCGACGATGAGTAGCTCTCCTTTTTCTAATGAAGCAATATCGTGAGTGGAGAGTTGTTGAATGGCTTTACTGACTGCGCCAAATTTCTTTCCCAGTCGCGGTCCAAGAGTTGCGCCATTCGCTTTTGCGGTCAGCTCAACATAGCTTGCTTCATCGGTGACAAAGAGAAGATGACGAACGTTGAGTTCTTCTTT
This is a stretch of genomic DNA from Deltaproteobacteria bacterium RIFCSPHIGHO2_02_FULL_44_16. It encodes these proteins:
- a CDS encoding peptide ABC transporter ATP-binding protein codes for the protein MSLLEVKHLETHFYHEKSVIKAVDGVSLYLAKGEAVGIVGESGCGKSVFAHSLLRLIPSSHGRIVGGAIMYHLPHQPNPIDLMKLPEEKMRSLRGKRMAMIFQEPMTSLNPLSTIGDQIAEAIALHEGGSRAVIRDRTLEMLQLVGIPVPEKRIDAFPHELSGGMRQRAMIAMALSCKPDILIADEPTTALDVTIQAQILELLAKLREQLGMALLLITHDLGVVAEVAHRVMVMYAGKCVEEGTVQEIFHHPKHPYTQALLRALPSFGKRGGKLPTIPGAVPSLAHLPEGCAFQDRCPKVQERCRKGAVPDDPSHVGRLVRCYYA
- a CDS encoding peptide ABC transporter permease — encoded protein: MTLTALAAPFLANDRSFSSLLSPPIPYHPNSTDSDAILTPPNRSHLLGTDDIGRDVLAQLIWGTRISLSVGLVAMSIALTLGIFLGGIAGYFGGIWDLLISRLIEIFSCFPTFFFILALLSFVGPSLLNLMIVIGGTSWPGIARLVRAEFFRLREEEFVKAASALGAGSFRILFRHLLPNIVRPLVVIASFGIAAAILGEASLSFLGFGVRPEDPSWGSLLASGEAYWDVAWWLTLAPGSAIFLTVTAFNLLGESFRNR
- a CDS encoding prolipoprotein diacylglyceryl transferase gives rise to the protein MHPVLFEIPFFGGIPVFSYGVLVATGFLVGSFWVKREAMRVGISPERAMDLLFYIIIAALVGSRVLHILVSDLDRVLENPLLLFKVWEGGLVFYGGLIGALLVSIWYVRKYRLPWLIYFDVFAPAIPLGHAIGRLGCLMAGCCYGKVVQGNPWYALVFPETGRSFAPAGIPLYPTQLMESAAELLVFVILFFLRRRKKFNGQLMATYLMLYAVVRSTIEFFRGDIERGFIIDPWLSTSQGIGIVMFLAGLSMYLWQWRKKAA